The proteins below come from a single Cricetulus griseus strain 17A/GY chromosome 6, alternate assembly CriGri-PICRH-1.0, whole genome shotgun sequence genomic window:
- the Ppp1r26 gene encoding protein phosphatase 1 regulatory subunit 26 yields MFLMNAPPVVALQSRWEAFGQPRSFCFPDCFSESKEDTSRASVSARVQMLISTLQRDKAALGMSHERVTQRGQRAERCQDTRLAPKPVVCREPPEFRACGLVADCKPLEKDEAGRHGPLEIDSDSDDSVDRDIEEAIQEYLKAKGGASEPMSRGVPCVPEPAHSCPLPIPCPPQLTPGSGSVPVGTSEDQGSTSPASMSSEDSFEQSIRAEIEQFLIEKRQHENPKCDGSVDKKSDSNESPARLRGNRETSSRAALVGTCKEFIFRKPPRLTKMSMQPRNFRPKVTTEPETPVSTRLAVHRPEAAQNRGGVRRSTPARRSKRIRNSAPVHQASDSSSDDGIEEAIQLYQLEKTRNEASGDPPLRAQLKEESPGSAQPSALPEAHRRPPSKKKLAAPKVMDTTLGSLHPDPLSKLLKDVRTSVLPGHTAAKSEAVHPATSCLADTSTELMCAEAILDISKTILPVPMEGSDRPPSMNPLFCPPPIPPRSEGDSSNIDSDDSIEQEIRTFLALKAQVGSPQPAQGPLSPPGPSGQTGIPKASLAKTPELPLGCKRKRRGGGSTIVPKKIREGKESAQDSNHIQGKGQPGHDGWDPPSQSKLPEAPGGEAEAKDQAVPSRTAGLSDAHLSQGQGGLGKVSEGKCAGEKESSEDKSSSLDSDEDLDMAIKDLLRSKRRFKKRCREPRAVCKKVRFGTTETRCGEKLSSLPGDWKDHGQQALRSCLSKCRGDNTDSPGRSPVSIFSSVAERAKLGGTGGEDASPALLPRKKSPEGTPPAKDTGVSGRPSASSPLSEDSSVDSDDSIELEIRKFLAEKAKESVRSSEPQGGPAKPEMPCRKEPTPGLQPGVCTRSQKARATPHLAEGRRGTEKSRTQAASLLSQTGKGTSRAEQSTRLPTALGRSEPALPRNTSRNNSAKVSPPSRKSASIHKDQSPRGTQTAMAESIFGQLPSCAKVGAEARGTFHLNCGSQNLLAPNPGPQADLTLPWSDFAHQSRLSSPWALNSGQGTLWTGVFGGEKEKGVTSQTGGPLSLSSGPRKGLPFLSTQLFHFGKSVSWGGKQAGLFSPNLGLPLQGPAFSAFRETQPGHSPVFGSPHLLMKDSGHWPSRKAQGSLRQQDRRNSGSEGNVLDLRYRHRVDREHQDQEALGSDASEFSDTSVEDGGSTIVSSKGL; encoded by the coding sequence ATGTTCCTCATGAACGCCCCTCCAGTGGTGGCGCTCCAGTCCAGATGGGAGGCCTTTGGCCAGCCCAGGAGCTTCTGCTTTCCTGACTGCTTCTCAGAGTCTAAAGAGGACACCTCCAGGGCCTCAGTGAGTGCCAGGGTACAGATGCTTATCAGCACACTGCAGAGAGACAAGGCTGCCCTGGGCATGAGCCATGAGCGTGTCACACAGAGAGGCCAACGTGCAGAAAGGTGCCAAGATACCAGACTGGCCCCTAAACCTGTTGTGTGCAGAGAACCTCCAGAGTTCCGTGCCTGTGGTCTTGTTGCAGACTGCAAACCCCTAGAGAAAGATGAAGCTGGGagacatggtcccttggagataGATTCTGACAGTGATGACTCCGTGGACCGGGACATCGAGGAGGCTATCCAAGAGTACCTGAAGGCAAAGGGTGGGGCTTCTGAGCCTATGTCCCGAGGGGTCCCCTGTGTCCCAGAGCCTGCCCACAGCTGTCCCCTACCCATCCCATGCCCTCCACAACTCACTCCTGGCTCAGGTAGTGTTCCTGTGGGAACCAGTGAGGACCAGGGCTCCACCTCCCCAGCTAGCATGAGCAGCGAGGACTCCTTTGAACAGAGCATCCGAGCTGAGATAGAACAGTTTCTTATTGAGAAAAGACAGCATGAAAACCCAAAGTGTGATGGGTCTGTGGATAAAAAATCAGACTCAAACGAAAGCCCTGCCAGACTTAGAGGAAACCGAGAGACCTCATCCAGGGCAGCTCTGGTAGGAACCTGTAAGGAGTTCATCTTCCGCAAACCTCCCAGGTTAACAAAGATGAGCATGCAGCCCAGAAACTTCCGACCTAAGGTCACCACAGAGCCTGAGACCCCAGTGAGCACAAGGCTGGCTGTCCACAGACCAGAGGCTGCACAGAACCGGGGTGGGGTAAGGAGGAGCACGCCTGCCAGGCGCAGCAAGCGCATCAGGAACTCGGCCCCAGTGCATCAGGCATCCGACTCCAGCAGTGATGATGGCATCGAGGAGGCCATCCAGCTGTACCAGCTAGAGAAAACCAGGAATGAGGCCAGTGGGGATCCACCTCTGAGAGCCCAGCTGAAAGAGGAGAGCCCTGGCAGTGCTCAGCCAAGTGCCTTGCCTGAAGCTCACAGGAGACCCCCAAGCAAGAAAAAGCTAGCAGCCCCAAAGGTTATGGACACCACCCTGGGAAGTCTCCACCCTGACCCCCTCTCCAAGCTCCTAAAGGATGTGAGAACCTCTGTACTTCCAGGACACACAGCTGCCAAGAGCGAAGCCGTGCACCCGGCTACATCATGCCTGGCAGACACATCCACCGAGCTGATGTGTGCAGAAGCAATCCTGGACATTTCCAAGACCATACTGCCAGTACCCATGGAAGGCAGTGACAGGCCTCCATCCATGAACCCACTCTTCTGTCCCCCACCCATACCTCCCCGCTCTGAAGGTGACAGCAGCAACATTGACAGTGATGATAGCATAGAGCAGGAGATCCGGACATTTTTGGCCCTCAAGGCACAAGTAGGGAGTCCACAGCCTGCCCAGGGCCCACTGTCTCCACCTGGCCCCAGTGGCCAGACTGGCATCCCCAAGGCATCTCTTGCTAAAACACCAGAACTTCCCCTGGGCTGCAAACGGAAaaggagaggtggaggcagcacTATAGTGCCCAAGAAAATACGGGAGGGTAAAGAAAGTGCCCAGGACAGTAACCACATCCAGGGGAAAGGTCAGCCTGGCCATGATGGTTGGGACCCTCCCAGCCAGAGCAAACTCCCAGAGGCCCCAGGAGGGGAGGCTGAGGCCAAGGACCAGGCTGTCccttccaggacagctgggctcAGTGATGCACACCTGTCACAAGGCCAGGGGGGCCTCGGGAAAGTCAGTGAGGGGAAGTGTGCTGGTGAGAAAGAGAGCTCTGAAGATAAGAGCAGTTCTCTGGACAGCGATGAGGACCTGGACATGGCCATCAAGGACTTGTTAAGATCTAAGCGGAGGTTCAAGAAGAGGTGCAGAGAACCCCGGGCTGTGTGTAAGAAGGTCAGATTCGGCACCACAGAGACTCGGTGTGGAGAGAAGCTGAGCAGCCTCCCTGGGGACTGGAAGGACCACGGGCAGCAGGCACTACGGAGCTGTCTGTCCAAGTGCAGAGGGGACAATACAGACAGCCCAGGAAGAAGCCCAGTGAGCATTTTCAGCAGTGTGGCAGAGAGGGCGAAGCTGGGTGGTACAGGTGGTGAGGATGCAAGCCCAGCCTTGCTTCCCAGGAAGAAGAGTCCAGAAGGGACTCCTCCTGCTAAGGACACAGGAGTCAGCGGTCGCCCTTCTGCCTCCAGCCCCCTGTCTGAGGACAGCTCAGTGGACAGTGATGACAGTATCGAGTTAGAGATCAGGAAGTTTTTGGCAGAAAAGGCCAAAGAGTCTGTACGCAGTTCAGAACCTCAAGGGGGTCCTGCCAAGCCAGAGATGCCATGCAGGAAAGAACCAACCCCGGGATTACAGCCTGGAGTGTGCACACGGAGCCAAAAAGCCAGGGCAACCCCTCACCTGGCTGAAGGAAGGAGAGGCACAGAGAAATCTCGGACACAGGCAGCCAGCCTCTTAAGCCAGACTGGGAAGGGTACTTCCCGTGCAGAGCAGTCCACTCGTCTCCCCACTGCTCTGGGCAGAAGCGAGCCAGCACTGCCTAGGAACACCAGCAGGAACAATTCTGCCAAAGTGTCTCCACCAAGCAGGAAAAGTGCCAGTATTCACAAAGACCAGAGCCCACGGGGAACACAGACTGCCATGGCAGAAAGTATTTTTGGTCAGCTGCCCAGTTGTGCCAAAGTGGGTGCTGAGGCCAGGGGGACATTTCACCTGAACTGTGGCAGTCAGAACTTGCTGGCCCCCAATCCTGgaccccaggctgacctcacccTCCCCTGGAGTGACTTTGCACACCAGAGCAGGCTGTCCAGCCCATGGGCACTGAATTCCGGACAAGGCACACTATGGACAGGGGTCTTTGGgggtgagaaagaaaagggggtcACATCACAGACTGGGGGCCCACTAAGCCTTTCCTCAGGCCCCAGGAAGGGCCTGCCTTTCCTCTCCACCCAGCTCTTCCACTTCGGGAAGAGTGTCTCCTGGGGGGGCAAGCAGGCTGGCCTCTTCAGCCCCAACCTGGGCCTACCTCTGCAGGGCCCAGCATTCTCGGCCTTCAGGGAGACCCAACCTGGCCACAGCCCTGTGTTTGGAAGCCCACACTTGCTTATGAAGGACAGTGGGCACTGGCCAAGCCGGAAGGCTCAGGGATCCCTGAGACAGCAGGACAGGAGGAATTCTGGCTCCGAGGGCAATGTCCTAGACCTGAGATATCGACACAGGGTTGACAGGGAACACCAGGACCAGGAGGCCTTGGGCAGTGATGCCAGCGAATTCAGTGACACCTCTGTGGAGGATGGGGGCAGCACCATAGTGAGCAGCAAAGGCCTCTAG